caaaaactggggactggtcctgctttgagcagggggttggtctagataacctcctgaggtcccttccaaccctgacattctatgattctatgaacagttaCTCAACTGCAGACATGTTTTtttatctccccctcccacattctgttTGGCATTTAAAAGCTGCCAGCTCCTAATCAGGCCATACAGGAGTTGTCCGCACAGAACACAAGCTAACGAGGAATGAGATCCTGAGCCATTTCTGCTGGTGCCTGACATTGTGGGATACGCACGACTGGTCACTAGCAAATCTCATCCAAGTTCTTGTTTTCCTCACCTGTGACGTCTTAGTAGGCCAGGGCAGCCAAAGTATCCCAGGCTTCTACACTGCGGCCTCCTCcatctttgagagagagagagagagagcccaaaACTATggctcccagcatgcaatgcagcCAGGCCACTTGGATCAAGATGGAGCACTGCAGGCCTGGGCCTTCCTTCCAGAGGTCACACCTCTGTATTAAAGACAGGCAGCTGCAATGGGTGACTGTCAGGGAGGGCGGAGAGTCTCCTGGCATGATGTTAATGTGGCCCTCAGATGGGCAAAATCCGGGCACCTGTAGACAGAAACTATGAACATATGCCACATCTTAAACAGCTGGATACAACTGCTGCTTCCAGCGTTTTTCCAGTCACACCCCACCCCGATCACGCTTGATATTGTTCTCATGCTCAGCATTCAGGTATTACATTAAATCACCCGACACAGACGTAACAGAATTAGAAGTGAGGAAGGTGCAATTACTCCCAAGGAGTGCAGGGACACCCCTGTACATTAACAAAGGTGGTATTTCCCCCTCCTTTTGCAACCAACTGAAAGCAAGACCCAAGGAGAGACAGGATTAGAAGAATAAAGCCGAAGGGTTTACCCCGGTCACCATAAGCTTGGCTCATTTGGCTTTTGTTTCAAAGACTGAAGAATGTGCTAATTTTAGCCTTCTAGGACTGGTCGCTCTGCTTCCTCTGCTCACTTGCCTGGCTGTGCAGACGAAACTTCCGATCCCACCCCCCCCGCAGCAGCCAGGCCCCAAACAGCTCCCCGCTTGGCATTTTTGATCCTCAGCGATTAAACACCACGCAGGAGCCAAGTAGAACACCCTTGGAAACGCTGGGAGCTAGTCAAACTAATCCAAACATAAAAGTGTTACTCAATAAGCTGCTCAAGTGGATTGTGATGAAACTCAACTGGCTGGGAGTCCAAGTCACGCTGGCTGAATCTGACCTGAAGAAGGGCTCCGTGCGGCTCagaagctggtctctctcaccaacagaagttggtccaataacagatactGCCTCACCCCCCTTGCCCCTCTCCCGTCAGAGAGCCTTCCTCCCGATGATCTGCTTCTGCGGAGCCCAAGGAACCCAGCACACGACCAGGCCCGCAGAAGACGGCGGCTGAGCGTTCTTGCCTTCGTTCGGCTCACAGGGAACGCTGCGGGTACCATTTAGCACCTCTTCCGGGCGCCCCACCGAATGCGGCGCGAGAAACGGAACTTTTCCAACTGGGCCAGGTCGCCCAGCAGTTACCGGGCCCGTGGAGATCGGCTTCCCCCCACGGACCCTACACCCCGCTGGGGCCCACCGGGCTGCATGGAGCtagtgtgaccagatgtcccgattttggggggcttttttcttatataggcacctattacccccaccccgaCTTTTCACATGGGcggtctggtcaccctacggcCCCTTGGAAAGCCCAGCCTAGCCCCTAAGGTCCCCGACCCCTAACTCCCAGTCAGCCCTTCGGCCTCAGTGGCGGTGGGCCGGCCGGGGGGGCAcagagcttgggggggggggggggggaggctccatGGCCCTTTACGCCCCTCAAAGCCCGGAGCAGGACGGGGAGAGCTCAgcctttcgggggggggggcagccggCTCCCCAGAGATGGGGGCAGCAGAGCGGCCATGCGCTGCgtgcagggcccccccccccccaccgacacacaccaggggggaggggtgcgtgtctgcagcgggggggggggggaaatcacccACACACTCCGTGGCGGGGGGGCGGCCTGGAGCACGGCTGAGCCCCCCTCCCATGCACGCGGGGGCCCCTGGGAACCCAGGGAGCGGCccaacccccccctccctttccagggcccccccccccggaggtcacagcccccccccccccgcgcggcccCGGGCGCGAGCCCACCTTGGCGCCCAGCAGGCGCGCGGCCGCCCGCAGTAAGGTCATGGCGAGCGGAGCCGGGGTCCGGGCGCGGCGGGGAGCCGGGTGCTGCAGCCGCCGGGCGCGGGGGGCCTGGGCCGGCGGGGACCAAGGTTGAAGAAGGAGGCCGAGGAGGGAGCGGCgcccacggggtgggggggggaggaggggtcctCGCGAGCGCGACAGcgagtgggggggggcgggagcggAGCGCGCTGGCGGCTAcggcgccccccccctccccggcgggGAGGTCATTAGCATAGCCACGCCCCCGCGCGGCCGCGCCGCGCTCGGCTATTGGGCGGGGTGGCGAGACGGGCGGGGCCTTCgcgggggtgggcggggggaggggactggGTATAGGTGGCCAAAGCAAATGCCTGAAAACTCAGTGTAACCCAATGGGacttgccccctcccctcccccacccgggctgggctggagggtggaagggggaaCGTATATTCAGTTCAGCCCGGAATGGGCCGAGTCATACGGCCTGGCCACGGGGCGGCCAACGGCACGGCGTGGCTTCGGGGCCTGGCCGTGGGGCGCCCAACGGCACGGCGTGGCCTTGGAGCCTGGCCACAGGGGGGCCAACGGCACGGCGTGGCCTCGGGGCCTGGCCGTGGGGGGGCCAACGGCACGGCGTGGCCTCGGAGCCTGGCCACGGGGGGGCCAACGGCACGGCATGGCCTTGGAGCCTGTCCACGGGGGGGCCAACGGCATGGCGTGGCCTCGGGGCCTGGCCGTGGGGGGGCCAACAGCACGGCGTGGCCTCGGGGCCTGGCCGTGGGGGGGCCAACGGCACGGCGTGGCCTCGGGGCCTGGCCGTGGGGGGGCCAACGGCACGGCGTGGCCTCGGAGCCTGGCCACGGGGGGGCCAACGGCACGGCATGGCCTTGGAGCCTGTCCACGGGGGGGCCAACGGCATGGCGTGGCCTCGGGGCCTGGCCGTGGGGGGGCCAACAGCACGGCGTGGCCTCGGGGCCTGGCCGTGGGGGGGCCAACGGCACGGCGTGGCCTCGGAGCCTGGCCGTGGGGGGGCCAACGGCACGGCATGGCCTTGGAGCCTGGCCGTGGGGGGGCCAACGGCATGGCGTGGCCTCGGGGCCTGGCTGTGAGGCGGCCAACGGCACGGTGTGGCCTCGGAGCCTGGCCACGGGGGGGGCCAACGGCACGGCGTGGCCTCGGAGCCTGGCCACGGGACGGTCAATGGCACGGCGTGGCTTCGGGGCCTGGCCGTGGGGCGCCCAACGGCACGGTGTGGCCTCGGAGCCTGGCCACGGGGCGGCCAACGGCACGGCGTGGCCTCGGAGCCTGGCCACGGGAGGGCCAACGGCACGGCGTGGCTTCGGGGCCTGGCTGTGAGGTGGCCAACGGCACGGCGTGGCCTCGGCGCCTGGCCGTGTCTTAGTGAATGATACGGCATCGCCTCAGGGCATCATGACATCAAGATGAAGTATCAAGGTGGAGCCTCAGAGCCTCGCTGTGGCGCGGCGAATGACACGGCGTCCCCTCAGAGCCTCGCTGTGGCGCTGAGACGCACAATGGCGTCATGTGAGGATATGGTGACAAAGCATTATGGGAGACACAGCGAGATGCCACGGGGCAGCACCTGCGGATATCACTCGGTCGTGGTGCTGAAGTGCCTGTCGTGTCAAAATGCAAGATGTTGTGTCACATGATGTCCTCGTGTGGTGATGTCATCACGCCACGCCTCAACCCCCTCTGACAGGGAATTTCTCACATCATTTGGGGATAATCCCTTTCCTCCTGCGCCTCCCACCAATGCCCTGCAAAACTTGGAGCACACTGATTGAATCAAGGCCAAAGCTGGAAAAAAACCAGGACAGGTAACGACACTCCTTACAATGCTGTCTAGAGGCAGTCTCTGAGTAACCTTCAGGTAATGCTCTCCAAGGTGGCCAGTTAATCACTAGCAGCATGGGAAACAGAATGCACAGCCTTTGTCTCTAAAAATATAGGCCCATATTTGGGGAGCTAAAGTCAGACCTGCACTAGCTCCATATCCCAGCAACACGGACTTATATGAGAGTAGGCCCGCTGTGTCACATAGTCCTAAAATGCAGCCAAGATTCACCCTTTGGCCCGTAACCGCTGGAGTTGGATAAAGTGGAATAACTGCAATGGAAAATCAGCCAAGATACAAAAATGAGAAAGAACTAAGTTTGAAGACATTTAATTCTGGAGCACGCAGTTTTGTCTGGCTTCTGGTAAGTTATCAATATGGTCCTTACGGCTCAGACTCTACAAATGTAACTGGTGCCTGTTCCTCCCTGCATCTTCAGTGCCACGTGTGCCCAGCTTATGGACTGAAAGCTGCAGCCCTCAGAGCCAGCACAGCTTTGGGAGAACAGGCTGGAGTCCAAGCGGTCTCCTTTCCATGCACACATGACTCCTGAGTCACATGCTCGCCTGGAGAACAGAGCGCGAAGCCCCATTTCTAGGGTCCCGAGTGCAAGTCCCCATCTGAGGCTGGAAAAATcacagcttgattttcagcaaCTCACCTGAGCTCGGAGGCATTCGGGGATTCTCCTCCCCTGGACCGATGCAGCTGGGACTGGGGTTTCCTGAGTGCATTGTCCTTAGTGGTGCCGAGCAGAGTCTGCATCAGCCAGTGAGCACGCTGCAGCTCAGTGCTAAGCTGGGCAATGCACTGAGATGACACCAAGGGCACTGCCCATATGGTCTGATACGCTGCATGTGGCAGACACATGACAGGACAgagggttggtggggaggggaaatgaggtATCATAAATCGTTAAGTCTCCTGCAGTTACAGATCTGACTGCTGGCCTCTGTCTAGCCCAGTGTACTCCACTGCTGTCCTGGATCAAACCATCAGGTTTGGTATTCCACTTGCTGCGAGGCTACTTCACCTCTGCTGCACCCACCTACTGATCTCCCACTCCAGCAGGACCCTTCCAAATTTCCTCTCCCCCAGAGAATGTTTGTAGCACCCTTCTGTGCAGAGGCTTTTTATTGTGGCCTCTGACCAAGGCTGAGAGCATCTGACGCTGAGGGCCTGGGGAGACAAAGGGAGAGGACAACTGCTCTTTCTGGGCCTACCTAGATTGTGGATGATCTGGTCTCCAACCCCTAGGACTCCATAAGGACCCGCCCTGGGTTTTCCCAACACTCACTGAGTAAAGCAGGGTGGGGCGTGGGCTTGATCCTGATGCGAGTTTGAGCCCTCTCTCACAATCGGATTTATAGCCAGGAGTGGGGTCTAGAGAGCCAGGACTCGGCTTCTGTCCCTAACTCTGCTGTTGCCTTTGCTACTGgtttgtctctctgtgcctcggtttcctccTCTGCATAAGAGGGGTAATTCCCCGAGCTGACGAGGATCTGCGTTCCCCCAAGACGGTGATTTCAGTGCCAGCTACTAGCACATGCTATAAGACATGCTGAACCCCCTGCCGCGCTGGGGTTGCTGGATTAGCGGGTTAAATAGTTGGAGCTATGAAGTTTTCTATTAATTTCTCAGTCCATCCTGGGCCGGCAAAGCCTGCTGGTGTATTTGGGCAAGGAGCTCCTGAAAAGGGGAGAGGCCAAAAAAGAACTTGGGTCACTGATCACGAGACAATGGAagcggggcagggtgggaggttcagCAAAAGGCTGCTGGAGTTGGAGGTGATTGGCAACCTTGGAACCGTGGGCAGAGGAAGGGCAGGCTACACACACAAGCTGGGGGCTGGAACGACCCGACTgctggaggtgggtggggagagttaaatctccatggcccattcagacCTTATCCTCTCCGCCAGCCAGGGGAAGGTTTCTGTGACAGCGAGACCTGCCCCATTAGGACCTTGGCTGAGAGCCACCAGATCTATGCCCAGAGCTCCCATCAGCTGATCTTGACTTTCAATCCCTGGTGCCCTGGCCTGATGACCTTGCAGTGAAACATGCGGCAACCTACTCCTTGTCTCCCGAGTCACACGCTCTCTCAGGAAAAGGGTCGTTTCTGGTGTGTGGAAGGGTCAATATTTGTTCATGTCTCAAATATTTGCTTAAACTTGGCAGTTGAGAGAGCAGGACAGGAGCCATTGACAAGAGACAGGGGGCAGGCCCCTGTGGCGAGGTCAGGGAGCATTGGACATGCTGCTGGTAGAAGTCATCTTCCCCCGCATCCATCAGCGGGCATAGAAAAGTGGTAGAGCCCACAATCACAGCTGACACTATGGCAGCAAACCAGCGAGGAAGAGAGCTGCTCAGGGACCAGAGCGACCTGCTGTCAGTCCAGAGAGGAAAAAGGCTCTCGGGGAACTGGGGTGTTGAATACTAACACTAAACTATTGTTTTATGGGTGCAAAGTGCTAAACTACTgcgcatctggcactggctaagCTCTCTGGGGAAATGAGGGCATAAACAGCCTTGGAAGGGTCACTGAGCCTGCATGGGTGGGCGAGCCTCACTCCATGCCCAGATGCGATTGCAGACAGACACTTGGCTCGGGTGCGAGTCAGGCCAGCACCTCTGGAGAGCAGAGCGGCTGAACACCACCACCCCTTCCGCAAGCAGGTCAAAGCGACCCGAGCTGGGGCTGCTCAGATCTAGTGCTAAccctcaggcaggcaggcaaatGTGCACAACAGCTGCGTAGACAACCTTGGCTATTGTTCAAGGTTAATAGCAAGAGAGCTCCTCCCAGGACTGGCCTCTGGAAGGACTTTTTCCTTTGCTCAACCCTTCCCTGAGCAGCCACGAACTGAAGGCACCAGCCCAGAGGCCCTACAGAGCCGCTCCAAATTGTGGCTGATGGTGCAGCCACAACCCCGAGCCAGCACAGGGCTGTGCAATGCCCCTGGGAGTCCTGTCATTTCCAAGGGCCCCTACTCTGGCAGGCAATTACCCCACACTGAGCAGCCAAGCACTGAGAAGCCTATTGCTTCAAATGATTTAGGGCAGCCACTGGCCATGGTGAAAGGCTCATTGCCTTTATGTGCGTTGCTGACAAAGGGGGAGGCCCAGCCTGGAACATGAGGTTGTTAAACTCCTTGTGGAGCCCACACACCGTCAGCCCAGcaagcccctccagcaggggagGGTCAAGTTAATGCCAGCAGCTGACCTGGAGCAGTGAGcaaaggggaggggacagggaggaagtgggacggggggggggtcagggcctgCATTCCCCCACTCCAGGAACAAGGCATAAatggagggtcgggctggtgcaaTAGGTcccaaaggcaaaaaaaaacccaaccccaagcTCCTTCTGCTTCAGCCATGTTCACTTCCAGTGAAAACTGGACCAAGGGACCCTTGTTACCTGCCCTGGTGAACATGACCCTGGGCATCTGCCCCACTGGCCAGGGAAAGATCATATGTGCCTGAGTTTTTCCATGTTCATCACAGGCCCCTGGTCAGAGCTGGTCCTTTGGGGGCCCATTAGCAGCAGCTTTCACTCGGTCACCCCCAGCaaggatggggtggcaggggcacCCCCTCCTCAGCCTGGGcaccaggggtgtgtgtgtcacttaACAGCCATTAAAGCAGCTGATTGCCAGTAAAGCTGCAgaagccctgcacccccccaaccccttcaaGAAACATTCCACAGAGCCAGCACCTTTGCCCTGGGACTTAGCCACTCCTGCGTGCGCGACATCCCCTACTGCACAGAGGATTCGGGTCTCAGCTGCCATGCCtgcctctttagctcaagctgtagaggcTTCTGGCTCTGGAGAGCCCTGGTTTAAGCCCCGCTGTTGCCCAAGATGGTAGCTATCGCCCATGCCTGGAGCAGGAGCAAATCGCTGGTCTGTGGCATTGCCTAACACTGGTACTGCCCTCGCCTCGGTATTCGCTACGCTGCCACAGGATAGTTGAAGCTGCTAACAGCTTCCCGCTGCTAGCCCGGGCTGGCGTGGCCAGGGATACAGTGCTGAAAACTGTCCCATGGACTAAGCGCCATAGGGCCCTTCAGAACCCACTGCTCAGACCAATCACCCCTACCCCTCATTGCACAGGGAAACAGGACCATTGCGAGCAGTTTCAACTGCAGTGTGGCCAGAGGTTTATTCTACTGCCCTCTGACGGAGACCACAGCAATCTGCACCCTAGAAAGAAGTCCTCAGGAAACAGACctgagacatttaaaaacaagCCCTTCAAAGTAGCACGACTCCCCTTGGAAAACTGGATCCCTCCACCCTGCGTGTGCAGAGGCTGCTAGCAGAGCGCCGACTCGGCCGTGTCTTCGCCGGCTGTCATTTGAGCTCAATACTCATTGctcctgctgctggtggctggAAGTGTCCCCTTTGGACGGATGACGGTGGAGAAGTCTCTGTGCGGTCCCCTTCCCCTGGGCCCTTCAGAACAGCCACAgagaagtgagttgcccaaggtcacggtgagacagtggcagagccagaccagaaccagagtcctgactccagctctAGCACTGTAGCCCCTAGAACACACTGCTGCTCAGAATAAAACCCGGGAGGTCTCACTCCACCAGCCCTTCTACAGCTCAAAGTCCTGATGCCcatgcctggctctgccccccagAGAGCATCTCCTCTCAGAGCTGGAGCAGAACCCGGTTCCTGGTCCCCTTTCCTCTTCCCATCAGCTGACACTCCCACCCCAAGACAACCAAAATAAATAAGACGTAAAAGCACCAGAGtaggtgggcggggggaggaggggtcaaaTCCAGACTCAGGACTCTACAGGCACATCTGTCCATCTCCTCGGGGAAGGGATGAGGGAGGAAACATCGACAGCCTAAAAGCAGATGGGAAGTCAAGCGATCCCAAGGGGCAGGAGAAGGACAACGTCTTTCCCTCTGAAGGAAGTTTCTGTCCTGCTTTCCTCCCCAGGCATAGTTTGGGGTTTCCAGGGGACACCCAGCAAGGTTCCCAGGGCAATGCCGGCAGGTAGGGGAGGAGTCCACTGCAGGGGATGTCCAGTTTGATCCGGGCCTTCGCACTTCACAGCTCATCGTGGGGGATGTTCAGGGCATGGTCACACAGATCTACGCATAGGAGCACAAGCCATTAGAACAAGGGACttaccagactggatcagagccGAGGTCCAGAGAAAGGATAAGAACCCTGCAGGAGACAGTTGTGGGACAATCTCCTCctgacccccctgccccaccccctgcgaGTTAGAGGTTGGTTTGTGCAGTGAAGCAGCAGGGCTCACGTTCCTTACGGAACTGGCTCTAACCTCTCTCTGGCTGGTCTCTGTAGCATGTCAAATGTCTAATCCCTTTCGGAATCTTGTTTTTGGCCTCAGTCAGGtcttgtgacagtgagttccaccaGCTAACTGTGCCGTGTGTACTTCCTTTTCTCAGCTAGGAATTTGTACCTTTCGATCTCACTGAATGTCCCTGTATTATTTACATTACGGTAGCACCTGGAAGCAGGGATCAGGTCCCTTTGTGATAGTTTCCTACACCTGAAGACAACTGGCTCTGCcccagagtttacagtctaagtatttTGCTGCCAGTCCTCAAGCTGATTCGGTTTCCAAATCAGATCTTCAGTAACATTTCTATTCAACTGTAGGAAACAGACTGCAGCTACCATAAGCATGTCCCTTTCCAACTGCCTTAGCAGCTCATGACCTGGGAAGTCTGCAGCTTCCTTGTCCCTTTTAACTTGTGAGATGATTCCCACATACTCCTCAGTCTGTATTATTCCAAACACCACAGACCCGCTCACAGCCGCTTTGTTGACCGCAGAATTTCTAGCATCTTTCACACCAAAGCACTTAATCTACCTGGAGGATAATTTCAtcctcactgaaatgcagccacctctagggtgggATGCAGCAGCTGTTCAACATGATACAGTATCACACAGTGGCCTCGGTcttgaaaggaaagcagcagtcTGTATGTGAATGAAACGGAGCAGTAGGTCAGTGGAAAATAATTGCCTAGTTGGGAGGGGGCCAGGACACCGGGTTAACATCCTGACGCTTGTAAAAGGGGCCATGGGGTCAACAATTTAAGACCCGGAGTTTAACTCTCGTTCATTTTTCCAGAGGCAGATCATCCCTCTTAGAGGTGGAGGGCACAGGAGACCAACCTCTGACTCTCAGCCATTTACTGAAGCACAGAGCAGGTAAGGGGCCAGCTGGATGTGCAGCCCCAGGACAAGGCTGTTGCTCAGGTGAGGACTGAAAGATCTGGCTGCCAGCCAGAGAACAGAGACTGGCTGGCACAGCAGTGACTGGAGGAGGgaccacttctctctctctctctctcacacacacacacacactttagttAGTGGCTAATGAAAAATGCGGCTGTTTGAACAGAGCTGTTGAGGTCGGCCTGTGACCCAGACAGGGCAGATGGCAGGCGCTCTCTGCTGAAGACTGACACATCGCTGTGGCATGCAGAGCGATCAGGTGTGCAGGTCCAGGGAGATCAGAGGACAGAGGTGTAAAGCCAGAGTCCCTTTCCAACAGCTTGGACAAGAACGAACAAAGGTCAGGCGGCACCCAGGGCTGCCATCCAAAAATAACTTAGCGGGATGGGGAGACCAGTCCCTGAATAGCACCCAGCAATTGGCTGCTCCAATCCCATTACTGCTTTTGGCAGCCAATGAGAATCCCCAGCGCAAAGGAGGTTGGGCTGGTTGTGGGAGGAGCTGCTGtcccttggccctgcctcaggAACGCTTGGCACAAGCTGGAGTTTCCCAAAAAAGTTGCAGGCAGTTAGAAAAGGAAGCATGACATTCTGACTTGCTGCCCTTGGTGGGAGCAGCGAGCCCACGGAGCCGGGACACTCCTGCAGAGCACTCGCACCAGATCCCCAACAGGTCTCTGGAGGGGGTTTGACACTCCAAGGGCGAGGAGAGGCCAGGGGATGGGAGGGCAAGTTACTGACAAATGCATAAGACAGTGGAAGTTAGACTCAGACCCCATCAGTGGACCAGTCGCAGCCTACCTGAAACAGCTTCCTGACAGAAAGCGACCCAGCGGCTGCAGGATAAGAGCCTGGAGCAGCAGggtccagtgggtagggcactacACGGGGAATCAGGAGACCTCAGCTCTATTCCCAGCCCAGCCGCTGATCTGCTgggggaccctgggcaagtcaacgtaactctgcctcagtttcctcatctataaaatgggctaATGGCCCTGGCTGTCCTTTGTGAAGGGCTTTGAGGTCTACGCACGAAGCACGCTGGGTAACAGCTAAGTATCATTACTTCCTTTCTTACTTTCCTTCTGGTTTATGAATAGTTTTTTGTAATGGCTTCTCTACAGCGCTCAATAGAGTATCTGGGGAGTTAGCCAGCACTCTACGACAGAGAGGTGGTATCCctgtgttacagatggggaaaccgaggcacagagtgggaaAGTGACTCAACCAAGGTTGCACGGGGtctacagcagagccaggaattgaacccacatctcctaaGTCCCAGCCCAGCACCTCGTCCATGTGATCATCAATCAGAACAGACCTGCAAGCCCCACAGCTTTCAGCAGTCACCGCAGCTCAGCGGCATGCTTCTTGTTTTGGCTGTTTAATGAACTCACTGATTCCGAGAACCAGCATAAAACGGGAGGctgtccaaattaaaaaaaaaaacaaaaaaaaccgcCTAAGGGGGGTGCCTTAAATCGACATCTTGGGGGGAAAAGAACTGGCCAAGGAAGGTGCAGTTGTGGGAAGGTGACGCGGAGGAGTCCAACACCACGCTGCCTTCCCAGGCCTCAGGAGTGGGTGATTCCACGACTCAGTGAAGCTTATGGACCCTGGTGCAGAGGGAACACTTTCCCCATCGCTGGAAGACAGCTTCCTCTGGGCTGGAGCGCAGCAGTCACCCTGTTCCAGCAATGCTGCAGCACCAGTGCATGACGGGAAGTGGGGAATAACACTGATTGAGTACAGGGGACCAGCCATGGTATCCGGGCTAAATACTTTATGTGGCAGCACCCCGCTTCCTTGCGCCCTGCCAATGGCTTCTGCCCTGTTCAAGGGTGTATTTCGCTCCTAGAGTGGTGACAGCTGACTGGGCTTGGCCTCCAGGCAGCCATCTAGAGGTGAGCGAAAGCCTCCAGGCTccgtttgtttaaaacaaacaaaaagaggtatttcttcacccaacgcacagtcaacctgtagaactccttgccagaggatgttgtgaaggccagtataccagggttaaaaaaagataagttcatggagaataggtccatcaatggctattagcaaaacTATACTCTGaagcgtccctagcctctgtttgccagaagctgggaatgggcgagcggggatggatcacttgaggattccctgttctgttcattccctctgaagcgccTGGCATgagccactgtcggtagacaggatactgggctggatggacaattggtctgacccagtctggctgttcttatgttccctgGCTGACTAGCCTCCCACCCCAAGCAGCAGGGGACCCTCACTTACCGGTCCGTTTGCTGCAGAGCCGATCCTTGACGTTGACGGTCTCATGGGAGAAGAATTCAATGAGCTCATCTTCATACTCCTCGGCGATGCTCTCGCACTGCAACAGGGTCCGGAGAGGGTCAGAAAACCTGCATCCTGCCTCCCCTAGCACTGAGCGGGTCACACGGGGTAGCCACGGCAACAGTGACAGAGAGGAGACACCAACGGCTGGGCCCTGCtcgacacagccccagccacagaAACAGCAGCCCCACCAGTCCATGGCCTGCTCTGCGGTGGCAAAGCACAGTGGTCAGGCTGCAGGGGGGATGTCAGCGCTCTGCAGTCCAGGAAGAGGGGTCAGGGTTAAGCACTAGGGTGTGGCTAGTGAGAGCAGCCTGGTGTCTCTCACCCAGCACCAGCACGGCGGGGGCTACTGCAGCTGAGAGTCAAAAGTCATCAAGGTCCCCCCTTCAACTGGCAGCTGAGCTCCGTCAGGGGAGCCCCACGTACGCCCAGTGCCTCTGCACTCACCGCAAACTTCAGGCGGGACGTCACGTCCCCGTCCATTTTGGTCTCAGAAAGGTCCATCTTGGTCCCGTCATGGGAGATCACGCGGACGTAGCTTTTCCGGTGGGTGGAGGGATCCACCTTCTCCCCATACTCTTTCATCTTCTCACAGACCCGCTCCAGCAGCTCCGTCAGGTGAGCTTCGGATCTGGCGTAGGGCACCTGGGCAGAACCACAGTGATCTGACAGGCTGCGCCAAGTGCATTCACCGTGCCACTCACCCACGAGATAGCCACAGCACCTGAGCCCCAACACGGTCATAACCGTGCTTTGCAAGCGTTGGCCGAGCCGCCCTG
The DNA window shown above is from Caretta caretta isolate rCarCar2 chromosome 20, rCarCar1.hap1, whole genome shotgun sequence and carries:
- the CNPY2 gene encoding protein canopy homolog 2 — encoded protein: MNGWVSHTLCLSVILVSLLNSVLAWSSQDLHCGACRALVDELEWEISQVDPKKTIQMGSFRINPDGSQSVVEVPYARSEAHLTELLERVCEKMKEYGEKVDPSTHRKSYVRVISHDGTKMDLSETKMDGDVTSRLKFACESIAEEYEDELIEFFSHETVNVKDRLCSKRTDLCDHALNIPHDEL